From a region of the Paenibacillus segetis genome:
- the glyS gene encoding glycine--tRNA ligase subunit beta codes for MAKDLLFEIGLEEMPARFIRAAMEQLQDRTVKWLEESVIKFESIESYGTPRRLAVLVRGVAEKQEDVHEEVKGPSRKIALDENGQWSKAALGFARSQGASPDQFTFKELGGTEYIYVSKNSIGIETSKIVAEGLLGILHAMNFPKNMRWGSYDFKFVRPIRWMVALFGNEIIDIEIAGVKSGNVTRGHRFLGGEIVITEPVAYVEALRAGHVIADVNERKQLIIEQIDSLAKEKGWNIAVKEDLLEEVLFLVETPTVLFGTFEESFLRIPQEVLITSMREHQRYFPVLNAQGALLPFFVTVRNGNADSLDVIAKGNEKVLRARLSDAKFFYEEDQKHPIKEALSKLESIVFHEELGTVGDKVRRIRMNSDKLSELLGTDTGTAESVSRTAEICKFDLVTQMVYEFPELQGVMGEDYARKAGEAEAVARGVFEHYQPRFAGDAVPSSEVGSIVSIADKIDTITGCFSIGIIPTGSQDPYGLRRQAAGIVQILLEHKLSVKLSDIFKIALDTHQHFRGLKRSEDEIIKDLSDFFGLRVRKTLSDSLRYDVVDAVMAAGYDDVVLVVARGTALMDAVNNPDFKLTAESFGRVSNLAAKASSEKVRFDLLIEPAEQQLYESWKSITGKYNQLLKERNATEALELISELKGSITIFFDEVMVMSKDEAIRINRLALLEAIDHDLKAFADFGKVVWA; via the coding sequence GTGGCTAAAGATTTGCTGTTTGAAATTGGTTTAGAGGAAATGCCGGCACGGTTTATTCGCGCGGCAATGGAGCAGCTACAAGATCGGACGGTCAAGTGGCTAGAAGAATCAGTCATTAAATTTGAGTCGATCGAGAGTTACGGTACTCCTCGTCGTCTTGCCGTTCTTGTTCGTGGTGTGGCTGAGAAACAAGAGGATGTTCATGAGGAAGTTAAAGGGCCATCGCGCAAGATCGCTTTGGATGAAAATGGACAATGGAGCAAAGCAGCACTAGGCTTTGCACGTAGTCAAGGCGCTAGTCCGGACCAATTTACATTTAAAGAACTTGGTGGCACAGAATACATCTATGTCAGCAAAAATAGTATTGGTATTGAGACTTCGAAGATTGTAGCAGAAGGACTTCTGGGTATTCTGCACGCGATGAACTTTCCAAAGAACATGCGTTGGGGTAGTTATGACTTCAAATTTGTTCGTCCAATCCGTTGGATGGTGGCTTTGTTCGGTAATGAGATCATTGATATCGAGATTGCCGGAGTGAAATCGGGCAATGTAACAAGAGGTCACCGCTTTCTGGGTGGAGAAATTGTCATTACGGAGCCTGTAGCCTATGTAGAAGCACTACGCGCAGGACATGTTATCGCTGATGTTAATGAGCGTAAACAATTAATTATAGAGCAGATTGATTCTCTTGCTAAAGAGAAAGGCTGGAATATCGCTGTAAAAGAGGATTTGTTGGAGGAAGTATTGTTCCTAGTCGAGACACCAACCGTGTTATTTGGAACATTCGAAGAATCATTCTTACGCATTCCACAAGAGGTTCTTATTACTTCTATGCGTGAACATCAACGGTATTTCCCGGTGCTTAATGCTCAAGGTGCGTTACTTCCATTCTTCGTAACCGTTCGTAACGGTAATGCTGATTCGCTCGATGTTATTGCAAAAGGAAATGAGAAGGTGCTGCGTGCACGTCTTTCCGATGCGAAGTTCTTCTACGAAGAAGATCAAAAACATCCGATTAAGGAAGCTCTATCCAAACTGGAGAGCATTGTGTTCCACGAAGAGCTGGGAACCGTTGGGGATAAAGTGCGGCGAATTCGCATGAATAGTGATAAGTTATCGGAGCTTTTAGGTACCGATACTGGCACAGCTGAATCAGTTAGCCGTACCGCAGAAATTTGCAAATTCGATTTAGTTACGCAAATGGTGTATGAATTCCCTGAGCTGCAAGGCGTTATGGGAGAAGATTATGCACGTAAAGCTGGAGAAGCAGAAGCTGTAGCGAGAGGTGTGTTCGAACATTATCAACCGCGTTTCGCTGGTGATGCAGTTCCAAGTTCTGAAGTAGGTTCTATTGTCAGCATTGCGGACAAAATTGATACGATTACGGGATGTTTCTCTATCGGTATTATACCAACTGGTTCACAAGATCCATATGGCTTACGTCGTCAGGCAGCGGGAATTGTGCAAATTTTGCTTGAGCATAAATTGTCGGTGAAATTAAGCGATATTTTCAAAATTGCGCTGGATACACATCAACATTTCCGTGGTTTGAAACGTTCGGAAGACGAGATCATCAAAGACTTGTCTGATTTCTTTGGTCTTCGTGTGAGAAAGACATTGTCCGACAGTTTGCGTTACGACGTTGTTGATGCTGTGATGGCTGCTGGTTATGATGATGTAGTTCTAGTAGTGGCACGGGGAACAGCCTTGATGGATGCCGTTAACAATCCAGATTTCAAACTGACTGCGGAATCTTTCGGTCGGGTAAGCAATTTGGCGGCCAAAGCATCTTCTGAGAAGGTTAGATTCGATTTACTTATTGAACCGGCTGAGCAACAACTTTATGAATCATGGAAGTCAATTACAGGTAAATACAATCAACTTTTGAAAGAACGGAATGCGACTGAGGCACTAGAATTAATTAGTGAATTAAAGGGAAGCATTACAATATTCTTCGATGAAGTTATGGTTATGTCTAAAGACGAAGCGATTCGGATCAACCGTTTGGCATTACTAGAAGCGATTGATCATGATCTCAAGGCTTTTGCTGATTTTGGTAAAGTGGTTTGGGCATAA
- the era gene encoding GTPase Era produces the protein MAKSKFKSGFVAIVGRPNVGKSTLMNQIIGQKIAIMSDKPQTTRNKIHGVYTSEDKQIVFLDTPGIHKRQSKLGDFMNSTALNTLGEVEAVLFLVDAAEGLGGGDRFIAERLKDVKTPVILVLNKIDRIEPEQLLPMIDEYRKLHEFAEIVPISAKLGNNVNTLLDQISKYLPEGPQYYPDDQITDHPEQFVCAELIREKILHLTREEVPHSIAVAIEDMRVESNGFVRMSAVIFVERDSQKGIIIGKQGALLKEVGKLARHDIENLLGSKIFLELWVKVKKDWRNQDRVLKDLGFHRDA, from the coding sequence ATGGCAAAATCAAAATTTAAATCCGGATTTGTTGCGATTGTCGGTCGACCGAATGTTGGTAAATCGACGCTCATGAATCAAATCATTGGTCAAAAGATCGCAATCATGTCTGATAAACCGCAGACTACGCGGAATAAAATACATGGTGTGTACACTTCAGAAGACAAACAAATCGTATTCCTTGACACACCAGGAATCCATAAGCGCCAATCAAAACTTGGCGATTTCATGAACAGCACAGCGCTTAACACACTTGGTGAAGTTGAAGCTGTACTATTCCTTGTTGACGCAGCTGAAGGACTAGGTGGTGGAGATCGCTTTATCGCTGAGCGATTGAAAGATGTTAAGACCCCGGTTATTCTTGTATTGAACAAAATTGACCGTATAGAACCTGAACAATTACTCCCTATGATCGACGAATATCGTAAACTGCATGAGTTCGCAGAAATTGTTCCGATTTCAGCTAAACTGGGCAACAATGTTAACACCTTGTTGGATCAAATAAGTAAATATCTGCCTGAGGGACCACAATATTATCCTGATGATCAAATAACAGATCATCCAGAGCAATTTGTGTGCGCAGAGCTGATTCGTGAGAAGATTCTACATCTAACTCGCGAAGAAGTACCTCACTCCATTGCGGTCGCTATCGAAGATATGCGCGTTGAGAGTAATGGATTTGTTCGGATGTCAGCGGTTATTTTTGTAGAACGTGATTCTCAGAAGGGAATTATTATCGGTAAGCAAGGTGCCCTCCTCAAAGAGGTTGGAAAGCTAGCTAGACACGATATCGAGAATTTGCTTGGATCGAAAATATTTCTCGAGCTTTGGGTCAAGGTGAAAAAGGACTGGCGTAATCAGGATCGGGTTTTGAAGGATCTTGGCTTCCATCGCGATGCTTAA
- the rpoD gene encoding RNA polymerase sigma factor RpoD — protein sequence MANDQHTELETELTLDQVKDQLVEKGKKRSSLTYKEIMEKLSPFDQDPEQMDEFFEHLGDLGIDVSNDSDEELTVRGRDEEGGRGDHDELNYEDDLTLPPGIKINDPVRMYLKEIGRVPLLSGDDEIELANRIENGDEEAKRRLAEANLRLVVSIAKRYVGRGMLFLDLIQEGNMGLIKAVEKFDYKKGFKFSTYATWWIRQAITRAIADQARTIRIPVHMVETINKLIRVSRQLLQELGREPAPEEIAAEMELSVEKVREIMKIAQEPVSLETPIGEEDDSHLGDFIEDQEALAPADAAAYELLKEQLEDVLDTLTEREENVLRLRFGLDDGRTRTLEEVGKVFGVTRERIRQIEAKALRKLRHPSRSKRLKDFLE from the coding sequence ATGGCGAATGATCAGCATACTGAACTAGAAACAGAACTTACGCTGGATCAGGTGAAAGACCAATTGGTTGAAAAAGGTAAGAAGAGGTCTTCATTGACTTATAAAGAGATTATGGAGAAGCTTTCGCCTTTCGACCAAGACCCTGAACAAATGGACGAGTTTTTTGAACATTTGGGTGATTTGGGAATTGACGTTTCAAATGATAGTGATGAAGAGCTTACCGTTCGTGGACGTGATGAAGAGGGCGGTCGTGGTGATCATGACGAGTTAAATTACGAGGATGACTTAACACTTCCACCAGGAATCAAAATTAATGATCCCGTACGGATGTATCTCAAGGAAATTGGTCGGGTCCCTTTGTTGTCCGGAGATGATGAAATAGAACTGGCTAACCGAATTGAGAACGGCGATGAAGAAGCGAAACGTCGACTCGCTGAAGCCAATCTACGGCTCGTGGTCAGTATTGCCAAACGTTATGTAGGTCGCGGCATGCTGTTCTTAGACTTGATTCAAGAAGGTAACATGGGCTTGATCAAGGCCGTTGAGAAATTCGATTACAAAAAAGGATTTAAATTTAGTACGTATGCCACATGGTGGATCCGCCAAGCCATTACTCGTGCGATTGCCGATCAGGCAAGAACCATTCGTATCCCAGTGCATATGGTGGAAACCATTAATAAGCTAATCCGTGTATCTCGTCAATTGCTACAGGAGCTAGGCCGTGAACCAGCGCCGGAAGAAATTGCGGCCGAGATGGAATTAAGCGTGGAAAAGGTCCGCGAAATCATGAAGATCGCTCAAGAGCCTGTTTCGTTAGAAACGCCGATTGGTGAAGAAGATGATTCGCATTTAGGTGACTTTATTGAAGACCAGGAAGCTTTGGCACCTGCTGATGCAGCTGCATATGAGCTGCTGAAGGAACAATTAGAAGACGTACTTGATACACTCACGGAACGTGAGGAGAATGTACTTCGTCTACGTTTCGGACTCGATGACGGCCGGACGAGAACTTTGGAAGAAGTCGGTAAAGTGTTCGGCGTAACAAGGGAAAGAATTCGTCAGATCGAAGCGAAGGCGCTCCGTAAGCTGCGCCATCCAAGCCGTAGTAAACGGTTAAAGGACTTTCTCGAGTAA
- a CDS encoding YaiI/YqxD family protein codes for MSISIVVDGDSCPVKTEIIELASRFGIHVLMVSSYDHVLQKSEGVSVIQVDRGQESADIYIANHIAKGDIVVTQDYGLAALVLAKSCQAISPRGELFHTGNIDYLLERRHYNAKARRGGRYSKGPKPFTDEDRNHFKDMLLKLLQDMQENVQF; via the coding sequence GTGAGCATCTCAATTGTGGTGGACGGGGACTCCTGTCCTGTTAAAACAGAGATTATTGAACTTGCTTCCAGGTTTGGGATTCATGTGTTGATGGTTTCTTCTTACGATCATGTGCTACAGAAATCGGAGGGAGTTTCGGTCATTCAGGTGGACCGCGGTCAGGAAAGCGCTGATATATATATTGCAAATCATATCGCTAAGGGAGATATTGTCGTAACGCAAGATTATGGGCTTGCCGCATTAGTTCTTGCTAAGTCATGCCAGGCGATTTCTCCCCGTGGCGAACTTTTTCATACTGGTAATATTGATTATTTGCTCGAACGTCGTCATTATAACGCAAAAGCGCGGCGGGGCGGGCGTTATTCCAAGGGTCCCAAGCCTTTTACGGACGAGGACCGGAATCATTTCAAAGATATGTTATTAAAACTTTTGCAGGATATGCAGGAGAATGTACAATTTTAG
- the glyQ gene encoding glycine--tRNA ligase subunit alpha gives MNFQGMILTLQQFWAEQKCIVVQPYDVEKGAGTLNPMTFLRSIGPEPWNVAYVEPSRRPADGRYGENPNRLYQHHQFQVILKPSPDNIQEIYLESLKRLGIDPLQHDIRFVEDNWEHPGLGAWGLGWEVWLDGMEITQFTYFQQVGGIEANPVAVEITYGMERLASYIQEKENVFDLEWVEGTTYGDVFHQPEFEHSKYTFEVSDVKMLFTLFNMYEDEAGEALKQHLVFPAYDYVLKCSHAFNLLDARGAISVTERTGYITRVRNLARQVAATYLEEREKLGFPMLQKGGADRG, from the coding sequence ATGAATTTTCAAGGAATGATACTGACCCTGCAGCAGTTTTGGGCAGAACAGAAATGTATTGTTGTACAACCGTATGACGTAGAGAAAGGTGCGGGTACCCTTAACCCGATGACGTTTCTTCGTTCCATCGGACCAGAGCCATGGAATGTGGCTTATGTAGAGCCTTCACGTCGTCCGGCAGACGGACGTTATGGGGAGAATCCAAACCGATTGTATCAGCATCACCAATTTCAGGTTATTTTGAAGCCTTCTCCTGATAACATTCAGGAAATTTATTTGGAGAGTTTGAAACGGCTCGGCATCGATCCGCTTCAACATGATATTCGATTTGTTGAAGACAACTGGGAACATCCGGGGCTTGGCGCTTGGGGACTTGGTTGGGAAGTTTGGCTAGATGGTATGGAAATAACACAATTTACGTATTTCCAACAGGTAGGCGGTATTGAAGCGAACCCTGTTGCTGTGGAGATCACATACGGAATGGAGCGTCTTGCTTCCTATATTCAGGAGAAAGAGAATGTGTTTGACCTAGAGTGGGTTGAAGGCACAACTTATGGAGACGTGTTCCATCAACCGGAATTTGAACACTCCAAATATACATTTGAGGTATCGGACGTTAAGATGTTATTCACGTTATTTAATATGTATGAAGATGAAGCGGGAGAAGCCCTCAAGCAGCATCTCGTATTCCCAGCCTACGATTACGTTCTAAAATGCTCCCACGCATTTAACTTGCTTGATGCAAGAGGGGCAATTAGTGTAACAGAACGAACAGGTTATATTACTCGTGTGCGGAATTTGGCACGTCAAGTGGCGGCGACATATTTGGAGGAGAGAGAGAAGCTAGGATTCCCGATGCTTCAAAAAGGGGGTGCTGACCGTGGCTAA
- a CDS encoding YqzL family protein, which produces MRDFSWKYFTMTGDVDAYLLFKEADGKSEAESMVAEEVIAQEEVD; this is translated from the coding sequence ATGCGAGATTTTTCGTGGAAGTATTTTACAATGACAGGAGATGTCGATGCTTACTTGTTATTTAAAGAGGCAGACGGCAAATCTGAAGCGGAGTCTATGGTAGCTGAAGAAGTGATCGCCCAGGAAGAGGTCGATTAA
- the dnaG gene encoding DNA primase, whose protein sequence is MSTGRGNIPEEVIEAVLQQHDIVDTVGKHVHLTKQGKYMKGLCPFHSEKTPSFTVTPERQIFHCYGCGKGGNAIKFRMEIEGLTFPEAVRIMAEEAHIPYEDGARRLGETPQSREMEQLLQAHEWTSKLYHFLLKNTEHGKPAMDYLKSRGFSDKAIDTFQIGYAPARWDTLVQFLDKRSFDLAAMEKGGLLSSKQDGSGFVDRFRDRVIFPLHNRSGKVIAFAGRTLGEGGPKYLNSPESRLFSKSRTLYNLHQAKTEIRKSRQIVLFEGYGDVISAWESGVHNGVATMGTALTEGHASMMRGLADEIIVCYDGDSAGQAAALKSIPILEAVGFVIKIALLSEGMDPDEFIQKHGGERFKHQILDGAVSSVKFRLIYLKKNHILLEEDGKVAYIRDALGVIAPLPSPTEREIYLKELSTDLQVSFESLKQECNQFRIAMQKKAPLGDNNDKRWNNGRHKKGQTSMPALLPAYHVAERRLLSFMLQDEEVSRYVWERLGDDFNIEDHVAIAAYLYAYYAQGKSPDASRFISSLQDERLEQTLISIAMMETPREWSTQELDDCIREIRRVPLQDQIKRKKEEMVSAERAGDFLRAAQIASEIIALERQ, encoded by the coding sequence ATGAGTACCGGGCGAGGAAATATTCCGGAGGAAGTCATCGAGGCGGTCTTACAGCAACATGATATCGTTGATACGGTTGGCAAGCACGTTCATCTAACTAAGCAGGGTAAGTACATGAAAGGGCTTTGTCCCTTCCATTCGGAGAAAACACCGTCATTTACGGTGACGCCCGAACGGCAGATCTTCCACTGTTATGGCTGTGGCAAGGGTGGTAACGCCATCAAATTTAGGATGGAAATCGAAGGATTAACCTTCCCCGAAGCTGTCAGAATCATGGCAGAAGAAGCTCATATCCCTTATGAAGACGGAGCACGCCGATTAGGAGAGACCCCGCAGAGCCGGGAGATGGAGCAACTGCTGCAGGCCCATGAATGGACCTCTAAGTTGTATCATTTTCTTCTGAAAAATACGGAACATGGTAAACCCGCAATGGACTATCTAAAGTCCAGAGGATTTAGTGACAAAGCGATTGATACGTTTCAAATTGGTTATGCTCCGGCACGCTGGGATACACTTGTCCAGTTTCTAGACAAAAGATCCTTTGATCTTGCGGCAATGGAGAAGGGTGGACTTTTATCGTCTAAGCAGGATGGTTCAGGATTTGTGGACCGATTCCGTGATCGGGTTATTTTTCCACTGCATAATCGGAGTGGTAAAGTGATCGCATTTGCGGGGAGAACGCTCGGCGAGGGTGGACCGAAGTATTTGAACTCTCCTGAAAGTAGGCTTTTCAGCAAGAGTAGGACGCTCTACAATCTTCATCAAGCGAAGACAGAGATCCGTAAATCAAGACAGATTGTGTTGTTTGAAGGATATGGGGATGTAATTAGTGCTTGGGAGTCCGGTGTTCATAACGGAGTAGCCACAATGGGGACAGCCCTTACTGAGGGTCATGCGAGTATGATGAGAGGACTCGCAGACGAAATTATTGTGTGCTATGACGGAGATTCTGCAGGACAAGCTGCTGCACTGAAAAGTATTCCTATCCTTGAAGCTGTAGGTTTTGTAATCAAAATCGCTTTACTTAGCGAAGGAATGGACCCTGATGAGTTCATTCAAAAGCACGGGGGCGAAAGATTTAAGCATCAGATTTTGGACGGAGCCGTTTCATCCGTTAAATTTAGGCTTATATATCTGAAGAAAAACCATATACTGCTAGAAGAGGACGGAAAGGTTGCTTATATTAGAGATGCTTTAGGGGTTATTGCTCCCCTGCCGTCGCCAACCGAACGTGAGATTTATTTGAAAGAATTATCTACCGATCTTCAAGTTTCGTTCGAAAGTTTGAAACAGGAATGCAACCAATTTCGTATAGCCATGCAAAAAAAGGCACCGCTTGGGGATAATAACGACAAAAGGTGGAATAATGGTAGGCATAAAAAGGGGCAAACGTCCATGCCGGCTCTGCTGCCTGCTTACCATGTTGCGGAACGAAGATTGCTCTCCTTCATGCTTCAAGATGAAGAAGTATCACGTTATGTATGGGAGCGTCTTGGAGACGATTTTAACATCGAGGATCATGTAGCTATTGCTGCTTATCTATACGCGTATTACGCGCAGGGAAAGTCTCCAGATGCAAGTCGATTCATCTCGTCGCTTCAAGATGAGCGGCTTGAACAAACACTGATTTCAATCGCTATGATGGAAACTCCTAGAGAATGGAGCACCCAGGAACTGGATGATTGTATTCGTGAAATCCGGAGGGTACCGCTGCAAGATCAAATTAAGCGTAAGAAAGAAGAGATGGTATCGGCTGAACGGGCCGGAGATTTCTTACGTGCTGCACAAATTGCAAGTGAGATTATTGCCCTAGAGAGACAGTAG
- a CDS encoding tRNA (adenine(22)-N(1))-methyltransferase translates to MKISSRLQQIAERLPEGCRLADIGSDHALLPVSAVKSGKASFAVAGEVSDGPLDAARRQVAEAGEGHRISVRKGNGLEVITAGEVDTVTIAGMGGALIVSILSAGEDKLVGVKRLVLQPNVAEELVRRWLFEHGWFLSEEVILQEDGKIYEILTADAHPDAMQLNEKLYSERTLPGGTVLTKEILLTMGPRLTEEPNEVFFYKWDSELLKLDRIRQSIATSKLESSREKEMEINREYVQLEEALKCLQKVKP, encoded by the coding sequence ATGAAAATATCGTCAAGATTACAGCAAATTGCCGAGCGCTTGCCTGAAGGGTGTCGATTGGCAGATATCGGTTCAGACCACGCACTGCTACCAGTATCAGCTGTGAAAAGTGGTAAAGCTTCTTTTGCTGTAGCTGGTGAGGTATCTGATGGCCCGTTAGATGCAGCTAGACGACAGGTTGCTGAAGCTGGCGAAGGGCATCGAATTTCCGTTCGTAAAGGAAATGGTTTGGAAGTTATTACTGCGGGAGAGGTGGATACGGTCACAATCGCCGGAATGGGCGGGGCCTTAATCGTTTCTATTTTGTCGGCAGGAGAGGACAAACTCGTCGGTGTGAAGCGATTGGTGCTTCAACCTAATGTGGCAGAGGAGTTGGTTCGGCGTTGGCTATTTGAACATGGCTGGTTTCTCTCTGAGGAAGTGATTTTGCAGGAAGACGGTAAAATTTACGAGATCCTCACAGCGGATGCCCATCCTGATGCCATGCAATTAAATGAAAAGTTATATAGCGAACGCACATTGCCTGGGGGAACAGTTTTGACAAAAGAAATTCTTTTGACCATGGGACCGCGGTTAACGGAAGAACCAAATGAGGTCTTCTTTTATAAATGGGATTCAGAACTTCTTAAGCTGGACAGAATTCGTCAATCCATCGCAACATCTAAGCTAGAGTCTTCTAGAGAAAAGGAAATGGAAATAAATCGTGAATATGTTCAATTGGAGGAGGCGCTGAAATGTTTGCAAAAGGTCAAACCGTAA
- a CDS encoding Nif3-like dinuclear metal center hexameric protein translates to MFAKGQTVIQYMEQLAPKHVAMENDKIGLQLGSLQKEITGVLVALDVNEAVVDEAISLGANLIVAHHAIIFRPLANLQSDTPMGKVYEKLIKNDIAVYISHTNLDVTDGGMNDWMAEVLDVQDVSPLEDIHTDKLYKLVVFVPKEHHQRVLDAILNAGAGWIGNYSHCSFNIEGYGTFVPREGTDPYLGTQGKMEKVEEIRIETIVPQSARNKVIQAMLKSHPYEEVAYDLYGMDLKGRTLGLGRVGKLKEPVSLESFVQRVKDKFDVPAVRVVGDLHTQIKKVAVLGGSGGRYWKHALFRGADVLVTGDVDYHTAQDAHMAGMTIIDPGHNAEKIMKPRVASWLTEKLQGDKYETKVHASAIDTEPFTFL, encoded by the coding sequence ATGTTTGCAAAAGGTCAAACCGTAATTCAATACATGGAGCAATTAGCTCCTAAACATGTTGCTATGGAAAACGATAAGATCGGATTGCAGCTTGGAAGCCTACAGAAAGAAATTACGGGAGTTCTGGTGGCCCTCGATGTAAATGAAGCTGTGGTGGATGAGGCGATTTCTTTAGGGGCTAATTTGATTGTGGCTCACCATGCTATAATCTTTAGACCGCTTGCTAATTTACAAAGTGATACCCCAATGGGCAAAGTGTACGAAAAGCTAATCAAGAACGATATTGCTGTCTATATCAGTCATACGAATCTTGATGTAACTGATGGTGGTATGAATGATTGGATGGCTGAAGTGCTTGACGTTCAGGATGTTAGTCCGTTAGAGGACATTCATACAGACAAACTATACAAGCTTGTTGTCTTTGTGCCAAAGGAACATCATCAGCGCGTCCTGGACGCTATTCTAAATGCAGGTGCAGGCTGGATCGGAAATTATAGTCATTGTAGTTTCAATATCGAAGGATATGGCACATTTGTGCCGAGAGAAGGAACAGATCCATACCTCGGGACACAAGGGAAGATGGAGAAGGTTGAAGAGATTAGAATTGAAACGATTGTACCTCAAAGCGCTCGCAATAAAGTTATTCAGGCGATGCTGAAGAGTCATCCATACGAAGAGGTTGCTTATGACTTATACGGGATGGATTTAAAAGGACGGACCTTAGGATTAGGGCGGGTTGGTAAGCTTAAAGAACCAGTTAGTTTGGAATCCTTTGTGCAGCGAGTAAAAGACAAATTCGACGTACCAGCGGTTCGTGTAGTGGGTGATTTGCATACTCAGATTAAGAAAGTAGCTGTACTTGGCGGTTCAGGTGGTCGATATTGGAAGCATGCATTATTTCGCGGTGCGGATGTACTCGTAACTGGGGATGTTGATTATCACACGGCGCAGGATGCCCATATGGCTGGTATGACGATCATTGACCCTGGTCATAACGCAGAGAAGATTATGAAGCCTAGAGTGGCTTCTTGGCTGACTGAGAAGCTACAAGGAGACAAATACGAGACGAAGGTTCATGCATCCGCAATTGATACTGAACCATTCACTTTCCTGTAA
- a CDS encoding cytidine deaminase: MKETRAYLSLRGSSKREMINMDNTLLLQEAIKARAAAYTPYSGFGVGAALLDKEGHVHHGCNVENAAYGPTNCAERTAMFRAIADGHAPGSFSAMAIVGDTEEPIAPCGVCRQVMLELCDPDMPVILGNLKGDIRETTIRELLPYAFGPAHLQE, from the coding sequence ATTAAAGAAACCCGTGCATATTTATCACTAAGAGGTAGTTCAAAAAGGGAGATGATTAACATGGACAATACCCTATTACTGCAAGAAGCGATAAAAGCACGTGCTGCGGCTTACACACCTTATTCTGGTTTTGGTGTTGGTGCAGCATTGTTGGATAAAGAAGGTCATGTACATCATGGCTGTAATGTTGAAAATGCTGCTTATGGTCCAACTAATTGCGCGGAGCGTACGGCTATGTTTCGTGCTATAGCAGATGGGCATGCTCCAGGAAGCTTTAGCGCCATGGCCATTGTTGGCGATACGGAAGAGCCGATTGCTCCTTGTGGAGTTTGTCGGCAAGTGATGTTAGAGCTATGCGATCCAGATATGCCAGTTATCCTTGGCAATCTTAAAGGTGATATCCGCGAGACAACCATACGGGAGCTTCTCCCCTATGCGTTTGGTCCTGCGCATTTACAGGAATAA
- the recO gene encoding DNA repair protein RecO, producing the protein MLYRVEGIVIRSMDYGEGNKIITLCTQTHGKIGVMARGARKLKSRHAAITQPFTYGEYVFYRQNTGLGTLNQGEIIESHFSLRGDLVLAAYASYACELLDRSLHDEEVGGFWFSQLKSCLEGLSAGKDPQIVIHLYEMKILQASGYGPSFETCVSCGSSEHSALISPRLGGRLCRRCHHHDPTAKVVSPGTLKLLMLFEKMDMRRLGNIVVKDSTKAELKQIMRSFMDMQLALNLKSRHFLDQLDKYEI; encoded by the coding sequence ATGCTTTACAGGGTGGAAGGAATCGTCATCCGCAGCATGGACTACGGCGAGGGAAACAAAATTATTACATTGTGTACACAGACTCATGGGAAAATTGGTGTGATGGCGCGCGGTGCAAGAAAATTGAAGAGCCGACATGCGGCGATAACTCAACCTTTTACTTATGGAGAATACGTTTTTTATCGTCAAAATACAGGCCTAGGAACATTAAATCAAGGTGAGATTATTGAATCTCACTTTTCTTTACGTGGTGATTTGGTATTGGCGGCATATGCTTCCTATGCTTGTGAGTTGCTTGATCGTAGTCTTCATGACGAAGAGGTTGGAGGCTTCTGGTTCAGCCAGCTTAAGTCTTGTCTAGAAGGTCTTTCTGCAGGTAAAGATCCTCAAATTGTCATCCATTTATATGAGATGAAAATTTTACAAGCTTCTGGTTACGGCCCGTCATTTGAAACGTGCGTATCTTGTGGGTCCTCTGAGCACAGTGCATTAATTAGTCCCCGGCTTGGTGGCAGGCTGTGTCGGCGTTGTCATCATCATGATCCAACGGCAAAGGTAGTTTCGCCAGGAACTCTAAAGTTATTAATGCTGTTTGAGAAGATGGATATGCGGAGATTGGGGAATATTGTGGTCAAAGATTCCACTAAGGCCGAGTTGAAACAGATTATGCGATCTTTCATGGACATGCAGCTTGCGCTTAATCTCAAATCACGTCATTTTCTTGATCAGTTAGATAAGTATGAAATTTGA